One segment of Comamonas thiooxydans DNA contains the following:
- a CDS encoding winged helix-turn-helix domain-containing protein, with product MHTSSASHSQASAAQAFFSCARPAFTLSPQGFKFADWELRLRSRSLISAAGHEVGLTKSEFALLLALLKRPRQIMSREQIMDLTQAEDDVFDRAIDVQMLRLRRKVEASSRAPTLLKTKRGAGYFLDADVQVLR from the coding sequence GCCAGTCACTCACAAGCCTCTGCCGCGCAGGCCTTCTTTTCCTGCGCCCGCCCTGCGTTCACCTTGAGTCCCCAGGGCTTCAAGTTTGCCGACTGGGAGTTGAGGCTGCGCTCGCGCAGCCTCATCAGCGCTGCCGGGCATGAGGTGGGACTGACCAAGAGCGAATTCGCACTGCTGCTGGCCCTGCTCAAACGTCCCAGGCAAATCATGAGCCGTGAGCAGATCATGGACCTGACGCAGGCCGAAGACGATGTCTTTGACCGTGCCATTGATGTGCAGATGCTGCGCTTGCGCCGCAAGGTCGAAGCATCGAGCCGTGCGCCCACGCTGCTCAAGACCAAGCGTGGTGCCGGCTATTTTCTGGATGCCGATGTGCAGGTTCTGCGCTGA
- the trpC gene encoding indole-3-glycerol phosphate synthase TrpC, translating to MSDILKKICDVKVQEVAAAKKAVPFAEMRRDAESRVSTRDFVGAIRAKIAKGQAGVIAEVKKASPSKGVIRPDFDPADIAQSYMVGDGKISAACLSVLTDRQFFQGQPDYLKQARASTLLPVLRKDFMVDPYQIYESRVMGADCVLLIAACLDDAQMAEMEQIAHSLDMDVLVEVHDGEELQRALKLKTPLVGINNRNLRSFEVDIQTTIALKKDVPADRLLVTESGILTRDDVTTMRDAGIDAFLVGEAFMRAREPGEALAQLFQ from the coding sequence ATGTCTGACATTCTGAAGAAAATCTGCGACGTCAAGGTCCAGGAAGTTGCCGCTGCCAAGAAGGCCGTGCCGTTTGCCGAGATGCGCCGCGATGCGGAAAGCCGTGTCTCCACGCGCGATTTCGTGGGTGCCATCCGTGCCAAGATTGCCAAGGGGCAGGCCGGCGTGATTGCCGAAGTCAAGAAGGCCAGCCCCAGCAAGGGCGTGATCCGCCCCGACTTCGATCCTGCCGATATCGCCCAGAGCTATATGGTGGGCGACGGCAAGATCAGTGCGGCCTGCCTGTCGGTGCTGACCGACCGCCAGTTCTTCCAGGGCCAGCCCGACTATCTCAAGCAGGCCCGCGCGAGCACGCTGCTGCCGGTGCTGCGCAAGGACTTCATGGTCGACCCCTATCAGATCTACGAATCGCGGGTGATGGGCGCTGACTGCGTGCTGTTGATCGCCGCCTGCCTGGACGATGCGCAGATGGCAGAGATGGAGCAGATTGCGCACAGCCTGGACATGGATGTGCTGGTGGAAGTGCATGACGGCGAGGAGTTGCAGCGCGCTCTCAAGCTCAAGACGCCGCTGGTGGGTATCAACAACCGCAATCTGCGCAGCTTCGAGGTCGATATTCAGACCACGATTGCCCTCAAGAAGGATGTGCCCGCCGATCGCCTGCTGGTGACCGAGTCCGGCATCCTGACCAGGGACGATGTGACGACCATGCGTGATGCGGGCATTGACGCCTTCCTGGTGGGCGAGGCCTTTATGCGTGCCCGCGAGCCGGGCGAGGCTCTGGCCCAGTTGTTTCAGTAA
- the trpD gene encoding anthranilate phosphoribosyltransferase: MAMITPQEALQRTIEHREIFHDEMLHLMRMIMRGELSPVMTASIITGLRVKKETIGEISAAAEVMREFSNKVNVHDKRNLVDIVGTGGDGANTFNISTCSTFVIAAAGGKVSKHGGRSVSSKSGSADAMEALGVNINLNAAQIADCIRDVGIGFMFAPNHHPAMKNVAPVRKELGVRTIFNILGPLTNPASAPNILMGVFHEDLVGIQVRALQRLGAEHALVVYGRDGLDEISLGAGTLVGELKDGVVREYEVHPEDFGLRMAGTRSLKVENPEESKAMLMGVLKGEQGPARDIVCLNSGAALYAANVAGSIEEGLERAQKAIDSGAALAKLQELVAYSQKLGQAAA, translated from the coding sequence ATTGCAATGATCACTCCCCAGGAAGCGCTGCAGCGAACCATCGAGCATCGTGAAATCTTCCATGACGAAATGCTGCATCTGATGCGCATGATCATGCGCGGCGAGCTCTCGCCCGTGATGACGGCCTCCATCATCACCGGCCTGCGCGTGAAGAAGGAAACCATTGGCGAGATCTCGGCTGCGGCCGAGGTGATGCGCGAGTTCTCCAACAAGGTGAACGTGCACGACAAAAGGAATCTGGTCGATATCGTCGGCACCGGCGGCGACGGCGCCAACACCTTCAACATCTCCACCTGCTCGACCTTTGTGATTGCGGCGGCGGGCGGCAAGGTGAGCAAGCATGGCGGGCGCAGCGTCAGCAGCAAGTCGGGCAGCGCCGATGCCATGGAGGCGCTGGGCGTCAACATCAACCTCAACGCCGCGCAGATCGCCGATTGCATACGCGATGTGGGCATAGGCTTCATGTTTGCTCCCAACCATCATCCGGCCATGAAGAACGTGGCCCCCGTGCGCAAGGAGCTGGGCGTGCGCACCATCTTCAACATCCTGGGCCCGCTCACCAACCCGGCATCCGCGCCCAATATCCTGATGGGCGTGTTCCACGAAGACCTGGTCGGCATTCAGGTGCGTGCCCTGCAGCGACTGGGGGCTGAGCATGCGCTGGTCGTCTACGGCCGCGACGGCCTGGATGAAATCAGTCTGGGCGCGGGCACGCTGGTCGGCGAGCTCAAGGATGGCGTGGTGCGAGAGTATGAAGTCCATCCCGAGGACTTTGGTCTGCGCATGGCGGGTACGCGCTCGCTCAAGGTCGAGAATCCCGAAGAGTCCAAGGCCATGCTGATGGGCGTGCTTAAGGGGGAGCAGGGCCCGGCGCGCGATATCGTCTGTCTCAACTCCGGCGCCGCACTGTATGCCGCCAATGTGGCCGGCTCGATCGAAGAGGGCCTGGAGCGTGCGCAGAAGGCCATCGATAGCGGCGCGGCACTGGCCAAGCTCCAGGAGCTGGTCGCCTATTCGCAAAAGCTTGGCCAGGCTGCGGCATGA